In Candidatus Saccharibacteria bacterium oral taxon 488, a single window of DNA contains:
- a CDS encoding glycosyltransferase family 4 protein, protein MRAQPTIAIVHDWLYGGGAEQVVLALHRLYPDAPIYTSYCSRTWREKLDNKVVTGYLQHWPFAQLRRLLPVLRQRWFTRLDLGQFDIIISSSGNGEAKFIQTRPDQRHICYCHTPTHFYWRHYQEYLRRPSFRPRWLARLGLRLLVRPLRRRDYQAAQHVDVFLANSTAIQADIKQFYDRDSIVVFPPVQTTSFMALAKTRPRSVTLPTRPRCLVWGRLVPMKRLDLVIEACQQLGWPLDIMGDGPDREQLEKLAGESTRFLGYVSDEDRAAAIQQADLFIFTAHEDFGVAPVEALAAGLPVVAYQAGGALDYISPGKNGWFFAEQTVESLVATLQTLPDQQVSPRAIAASAQPFAEHAFTLAIKKIVTNERRGAHAHRH, encoded by the coding sequence ATGCGCGCCCAGCCGACCATCGCGATCGTTCACGACTGGTTGTATGGTGGTGGCGCCGAGCAGGTTGTCCTGGCGCTACACCGGCTCTATCCTGACGCCCCGATTTATACCTCGTACTGCTCGAGAACGTGGCGAGAGAAGCTTGATAACAAGGTGGTGACCGGGTATTTGCAGCATTGGCCATTCGCTCAGCTCAGGCGACTGCTGCCGGTACTCAGGCAGCGGTGGTTTACGCGGCTGGATCTCGGGCAATTTGATATTATTATTTCCAGCTCTGGTAATGGTGAGGCCAAGTTTATCCAAACCCGCCCCGATCAACGACATATCTGCTATTGTCATACGCCGACGCATTTTTATTGGCGGCACTACCAAGAATACCTGCGTCGGCCGAGCTTTCGACCGCGGTGGCTGGCGCGACTGGGCCTGCGGCTACTGGTCCGACCTCTCAGGCGGCGTGATTATCAGGCGGCGCAGCACGTTGATGTCTTTTTGGCCAATTCCACCGCCATTCAGGCTGATATCAAGCAGTTTTATGACCGAGACAGTATCGTCGTCTTTCCGCCGGTACAAACAACCAGCTTTATGGCGCTCGCAAAAACCAGGCCACGCTCCGTCACACTACCCACCCGGCCGCGCTGCCTGGTGTGGGGGCGACTGGTGCCGATGAAGCGGCTGGATTTGGTGATTGAGGCCTGTCAGCAACTTGGTTGGCCGCTCGACATCATGGGCGATGGGCCTGATCGCGAGCAGCTAGAGAAGCTGGCGGGCGAATCAACGCGCTTTCTTGGCTACGTCAGTGACGAGGACCGGGCTGCCGCCATCCAACAAGCTGACTTGTTCATCTTTACCGCCCACGAAGATTTTGGCGTCGCACCAGTTGAAGCCTTGGCCGCTGGACTGCCGGTGGTAGCGTATCAGGCCGGTGGCGCGCTGGATTATATCAGCCCCGGTAAGAATGGCTGGTTTTTCGCTGAACAAACAGTTGAGAGCTTGGTAGCAACGCTTCAAACACTGCCCGACCAGCAAGTCTCGCCGCGGGCCATCGCCGCCTCCGCTCAACCATTTGCTGAACATGCCTTTACACTCGCCATCAAGAAAATTGTGACCAACGAAAGGAGGGGTGCTCATGCGCATCGCCATTGA
- a CDS encoding mannose-1-phosphate guanyltransferase yields the protein MIAVIIAGGSGTRLWPLSTSTQPKQLLALTSERTMVQQAYDRARKLGDAIYVVTEASHAGALRAQLPELPDEAFLIEPGRRGTAHCIVLALDYINRHHDRTEPIAFIHSDHNVRDTQGFAHSFDTAARVSHERGCITLIGIEPTFPSTGFGYIQRDGVIDAQAGVYNVESFKEKPDYETAKQYVESGNYLWNCGYFVGSVEVFMREMQQSAPDLWSNYQTLASIADFGSEAYNHAYLALDNQVIDIALIEKAHQLAMVSASFDWMDIGNFKDLHDAVAKDESGNYAYGDNIHTIDVASTYIRNERPDKPVAVIGLDNVVVVNTPDGVLVARRDVAAKCGDIAKKLQK from the coding sequence ATGATAGCTGTAATTATTGCCGGTGGTTCAGGCACGCGTCTCTGGCCACTCTCAACCTCCACTCAACCAAAACAACTTTTGGCGTTAACTAGTGAACGCACCATGGTCCAGCAAGCCTATGACCGGGCCAGAAAGCTCGGTGATGCCATTTATGTGGTGACCGAGGCCAGCCACGCCGGGGCGCTTCGGGCGCAGCTGCCGGAGCTGCCGGACGAGGCCTTCTTGATCGAGCCGGGACGGCGGGGGACGGCGCACTGTATCGTATTGGCCCTGGATTATATCAATCGCCACCATGACCGGACTGAGCCGATTGCTTTTATTCACTCTGATCATAATGTGCGTGACACCCAAGGGTTTGCCCACTCGTTCGATACAGCAGCGCGCGTTTCTCACGAGCGTGGTTGTATTACGCTTATTGGCATTGAGCCGACCTTCCCGTCGACTGGCTTTGGTTATATTCAGCGCGATGGGGTGATTGATGCTCAAGCGGGCGTCTATAATGTCGAGTCCTTCAAGGAAAAGCCTGATTACGAGACAGCGAAGCAGTATGTTGAGTCGGGAAATTATCTGTGGAATTGTGGCTACTTTGTTGGCTCAGTCGAGGTGTTTATGCGTGAAATGCAGCAGAGCGCTCCAGATTTGTGGTCGAACTATCAGACGCTGGCGTCAATTGCTGACTTTGGTAGCGAGGCCTACAATCACGCGTACCTGGCACTGGACAATCAAGTCATCGACATCGCCCTGATCGAAAAAGCTCATCAGCTGGCTATGGTATCGGCTAGCTTTGACTGGATGGACATCGGTAATTTTAAGGATCTACACGACGCGGTCGCCAAGGATGAGTCGGGTAATTACGCATACGGTGACAACATTCATACCATTGACGTCGCTAGTACCTATATTCGCAACGAGCGGCCGGATAAGCCAGTAGCAGTCATCGGCCTTGATAATGTGGTGGTGGTCAACACACCAGACGGTGTGTTGGTGGCACGGCGGGATGTGGCCGCCAAGTGTGGCGACATCGCGAAGAAATTGCAAAAATAG
- a CDS encoding DUF3800 domain-containing protein — MSDKEYQEISIYLDDSGVFSLNSGHDYFIYAGYLFLDNHERIAARERFKTMSREIKSSLGMSMGSELKAAGLEIKYKRSLYNCVKSFNSLSATVKLSDVNESIMANKLSIHRYKDYALKRMIKSKLEKLIVSGKIDADKPVSLRVYIDQQHTSTNGYYKLSDSIREELIHGIRNFDYGMFYPPILFADFKISIKFCDSSLDYLVQASDILANRLWYGRNFNRPKLYTNIPYHNDILLP, encoded by the coding sequence ATGAGTGATAAAGAGTATCAAGAGATATCGATATACCTAGATGATTCTGGTGTTTTCTCTCTTAATTCTGGGCATGATTATTTTATATACGCTGGATATCTGTTCTTGGATAACCACGAGCGTATCGCAGCAAGAGAGCGGTTCAAAACGATGTCTCGAGAGATAAAATCCAGTCTCGGCATGTCGATGGGGTCGGAGTTAAAAGCGGCTGGCTTAGAGATTAAATACAAGAGAAGTCTGTATAATTGCGTCAAGTCATTCAATAGTCTTAGTGCTACGGTAAAGCTGTCTGACGTCAATGAATCTATTATGGCAAACAAGCTATCGATTCATCGCTACAAAGACTACGCCCTAAAGAGAATGATAAAGTCCAAGCTAGAGAAGCTAATTGTGTCTGGCAAGATTGATGCAGACAAGCCGGTTTCTCTGCGAGTCTACATTGACCAGCAACACACATCAACCAACGGATATTATAAACTCTCAGATAGTATTCGAGAGGAGCTAATACATGGAATTCGTAATTTTGATTACGGTATGTTTTATCCTCCGATACTGTTTGCTGACTTCAAAATTAGTATAAAGTTTTGCGATTCATCCCTAGATTATCTGGTTCAGGCAAGTGATATTCTAGCTAATCGCTTATGGTACGGCAGGAATTTCAATCGTCCGAAGCTCTATACTAATATCCCATACCATAATGATATTTTATTGCCATAA
- a CDS encoding glycosyltransferase family 4 protein codes for MRIAIDARTLRTSTGRYVERLIHYLQKIDDRNDYIILLKPKDMDSWQADNPRFQKVACPFAEFSFAEQRGFKKQLEELYPDLVHFAMVQQPVWYRASPVVTTMQDLTTVRFSNPDKNPVVFWVKQQIYKWVNKKVARKSAHIITISEFVKRDLVDFTGVSPDKITVTLESADELPKGNDPVKELVGKKFIMYIGRPTPHKNLRRLIDAFALLQQKHPELTLALAGKKDGNYARHEAYVTERGITNVVFTGFVSDEQMRWMYEHAAVYCFPSLSEGFGLPGLEAMLHGAPVASSTATCLPETHGEAAHYFDPYSVEDMARAIDELLTDEKRRRDLIKKGKQHVKTFSWQRMAEQTLAVYEQYGRQSANS; via the coding sequence ATGCGCATCGCCATTGATGCTCGGACACTACGGACGAGCACTGGCCGTTACGTCGAACGGCTGATTCACTACTTACAAAAAATTGACGACAGGAATGACTATATTATCTTGCTCAAACCAAAGGACATGGACAGCTGGCAGGCTGATAACCCACGCTTTCAAAAAGTCGCCTGTCCATTTGCTGAATTCTCATTTGCCGAGCAACGGGGTTTTAAGAAACAACTGGAGGAGCTGTACCCAGATCTCGTGCACTTTGCAATGGTTCAGCAGCCCGTGTGGTACCGGGCCAGCCCGGTCGTTACCACCATGCAAGACCTGACCACCGTTCGATTCAGCAACCCCGACAAGAACCCGGTGGTCTTTTGGGTGAAGCAGCAAATTTATAAATGGGTCAATAAAAAAGTCGCCAGAAAGTCGGCTCATATCATCACTATTTCTGAATTTGTGAAGCGTGACTTGGTGGATTTTACCGGGGTCAGTCCAGACAAGATTACCGTGACACTTGAGTCCGCCGACGAGCTACCAAAGGGCAATGATCCGGTCAAAGAGCTGGTTGGAAAAAAGTTCATCATGTATATTGGCCGGCCGACACCGCATAAAAATCTGCGGCGGCTGATCGATGCATTTGCACTGTTACAGCAGAAACATCCTGAGTTGACATTGGCACTGGCTGGCAAAAAGGACGGTAACTACGCTCGCCATGAGGCATACGTTACTGAACGCGGTATCACAAATGTCGTCTTCACCGGTTTTGTGTCGGACGAGCAAATGCGCTGGATGTACGAGCATGCAGCCGTGTATTGCTTCCCGTCGCTGAGCGAGGGCTTTGGCCTGCCGGGCCTCGAAGCCATGCTACACGGCGCACCGGTCGCCTCGAGCACCGCCACTTGCCTACCAGAAACGCATGGCGAGGCGGCGCATTATTTTGATCCATATAGCGTCGAGGACATGGCGCGGGCAATTGACGAACTTCTGACTGACGAGAAACGACGCCGTGACCTCATCAAGAAGGGTAAACAGCATGTCAAAACCTTCTCGTGGCAGCGAATGGCCGAGCAGACGCTGGCGGTGTACGAACAGTATGGCCGCCAGAGTGCCAACTCATAG
- a CDS encoding exopolysaccharide biosynthesis polyprenyl glycosylphosphotransferase, whose amino-acid sequence MKKNSDFYFKLVLIGLDVLALVGAFTAAYIMRVSLDTRPFHVQIGALEFITSIVLMLPLWVVLFSFFGLYDREHYIHPLREFWRLGMAAVCGIMMMISFSFFSNTPLFPAKMVVIYALIISFIILLILRSAANIVRLHLLRKNIGIKRVALVGNAESTRTLAEFISAHPSTGFHLSAIVSKDELIPPRLKGLRRSTLASALTRDKIDAIIQTDTTRSEAHYNLAEQHYLDFYQAPALDGLMTARHTVEIINSVPLAYIHPTPLATGYGRVVKRLMDLIGATIGIIITSPIMLLVAIAVKLGDPRGPVLMHGQQRRRLTQFNRPFKVYKFRSHYAKFDGKTDEEVFTMIGKPELIDEYRQNGDRLNHDFRVTPVGRFIRRFSLDELPQLFNVIKGDISLVGPRALVPHELSNYEKKHTLLTVKSGLTGLAVVSGRRSIGFEERRRLDLYYVQNWSLWLDITILLKTCLVIFKKES is encoded by the coding sequence ATGAAGAAGAACTCTGATTTTTACTTCAAATTGGTGTTGATCGGGCTGGACGTACTGGCGCTAGTTGGTGCGTTCACGGCGGCATACATCATGCGCGTATCACTCGACACGCGACCCTTCCATGTGCAAATCGGGGCACTGGAGTTTATCACGTCGATTGTGCTAATGCTGCCGCTGTGGGTTGTCTTGTTCTCATTTTTTGGGCTATACGACCGTGAGCACTACATTCATCCGCTGCGCGAGTTTTGGCGGCTGGGCATGGCGGCAGTTTGCGGCATTATGATGATGATTTCCTTTAGCTTCTTTAGCAACACACCGCTATTTCCGGCCAAGATGGTGGTGATTTATGCGCTGATCATCAGCTTTATTATCTTGCTCATTCTGCGTAGCGCTGCCAATATCGTCAGGCTACATCTGCTGCGCAAAAACATCGGCATCAAGCGCGTGGCGCTGGTTGGCAACGCCGAATCGACGCGGACGCTAGCTGAATTTATCAGTGCCCACCCCTCAACCGGCTTTCACCTCAGTGCTATTGTATCCAAAGACGAGCTCATCCCGCCACGACTCAAGGGTTTGCGGCGTTCGACACTGGCATCGGCGCTGACTCGCGATAAAATTGACGCCATTATCCAGACCGACACCACCCGCAGCGAAGCGCACTATAACTTGGCCGAGCAGCACTATCTCGATTTTTATCAAGCGCCAGCCCTCGACGGCCTGATGACGGCGCGCCATACAGTCGAGATTATCAATTCCGTGCCGCTGGCATACATTCACCCAACGCCGCTAGCTACCGGCTACGGACGCGTGGTCAAACGACTGATGGATCTCATCGGTGCGACCATCGGCATTATTATCACCTCGCCAATTATGCTACTGGTGGCCATCGCCGTTAAGCTCGGCGACCCGCGCGGCCCCGTACTGATGCATGGGCAGCAGCGGCGACGTTTGACCCAGTTTAATCGCCCTTTCAAAGTGTATAAGTTTCGCTCGCACTACGCCAAGTTTGACGGCAAGACTGACGAGGAGGTATTCACAATGATTGGCAAGCCAGAGCTGATCGACGAATATCGCCAGAACGGTGATAGGCTCAATCACGACTTTCGCGTCACGCCGGTTGGTCGTTTCATTCGCCGGTTTAGCCTCGACGAGCTGCCGCAGTTATTTAATGTTATCAAGGGTGATATTAGCCTCGTTGGGCCGCGGGCGCTGGTGCCGCACGAGCTGAGTAACTACGAGAAAAAGCACACGCTGCTGACGGTCAAATCTGGCCTGACTGGCCTGGCCGTTGTGTCGGGGCGACGTAGTATCGGCTTTGAAGAGCGGCGGCGACTGGATCTCTATTATGTGCAAAACTGGAGTTTGTGGCTGGATATCACCATTCTCCTCAAGACCTGCCTGGTCATCTTTAAGAAGGAGTCGTGA